A window of Aquitalea denitrificans contains these coding sequences:
- a CDS encoding AraC family transcriptional regulator gives MPSTPLPLADNNTLNQLRQIISAHTHGEEDKNTDIADLGFFRREHQSQPCSCMVEPSVVLVVQGEKQMLVGDARYPYNARHFLLNSIDLPASSQVLTASPAQPCMGLVLRLDLRIMAELIAQGGICPPAEQASQPVMALGTVTAELLDAFSRLLALLEQPQHMSVMAPLIKREIHYRLLMSDQASRLWQILAAGSHSQRIARAIDWLKTHYTEPLRIDELATRVQMSSSSLHHHFRQLTTMSPLQYVKWLRLNEARRLMLSDKLEAATAAFRVGYESPSQFSREYVRLFGLPPKRDISQLAQLNT, from the coding sequence ATGCCCAGCACCCCTCTCCCACTTGCAGACAACAACACGCTGAACCAGCTGCGTCAGATCATTAGCGCGCATACCCATGGCGAGGAAGACAAGAATACCGACATTGCCGACCTGGGATTCTTCCGACGCGAGCACCAGTCGCAACCGTGCTCCTGCATGGTGGAACCCAGCGTGGTGCTGGTGGTGCAGGGAGAAAAACAGATGCTGGTGGGGGATGCCCGCTACCCCTACAACGCCCGGCACTTTCTGCTCAACTCCATCGACCTGCCGGCCAGCTCGCAAGTGCTCACGGCCAGCCCGGCGCAGCCCTGCATGGGGCTGGTGCTGCGGCTGGATCTGCGCATCATGGCCGAGCTGATTGCCCAGGGCGGCATTTGCCCACCAGCCGAACAAGCCAGCCAGCCGGTCATGGCACTGGGCACGGTGACAGCAGAACTGCTGGATGCCTTCAGCCGCCTGCTAGCCTTGCTGGAGCAGCCACAGCACATGAGCGTGATGGCACCGCTGATCAAGCGGGAAATCCACTACCGCCTGCTGATGAGTGACCAGGCTTCGCGTTTGTGGCAGATTCTGGCCGCCGGCAGCCACAGCCAGCGCATCGCCCGTGCCATCGACTGGCTGAAAACCCACTACACCGAGCCGCTACGCATTGACGAGCTGGCAACGCGGGTGCAGATGAGCAGCTCCAGCCTGCACCACCATTTCCGCCAGCTCACCACCATGAGTCCGCTGCAATACGTGAAATGGCTGCGGCTGAACGAAGCCCGGCGGCTGATGCTGAGCGACAAGCTGGAAGCCGCCACCGCGGCCTTCCGCGTGGGTTATGAAAGCCCCTCACAGTTCAGCCGCGAATACGTACGCCTGTTCGGCCTGCCACCCAAGCGTGACATCAGCCAGTTAGCGCAGCTGAATACCTGA
- the ccoG gene encoding cytochrome c oxidase accessory protein CcoG: protein MSGSFRKIPIEVAPAKPASEQEVVSLYAAQKKIYPRSVHGRFNNWRIVFVVLTQLVFLGLPWLRWDGRQAVNFDLVERKFYLFGLIIWPQDFIYLAALLIISAFGLFLWTTIAGRLWCGYSCPQTVYTEIMLWIEQWTEGSHSQRSKLDKQGWSVRKLRIKLIKHSLMLTFSLLTGFTLVGYFTPIHDLLAALPRFDYGPWELFWIFFYAACTYLLAGVMREQVCQYMCPYARFQSVMFDADTLVISYDAARGEPRGARKKGSNPQEQGLGSCINCNICVQVCPAGIDIRNGLQHECIGCAACIDACDEVMDKMAYPRGLIRYTTESALEGLYPDSAILSRLWRPRVVLYALLLLVATSAAGISFALRKPFKVDVIRDRASLVQETGDGRLENSYMLNIINTTSQDQVFSVSVSGLPEIAISTPQRLSIKSADSKSMGVRVVVDPQYADRGSHPILFRVQSLGNPALVVEEKSSFIGE from the coding sequence ATGTCCGGCTCATTCAGGAAAATCCCCATCGAGGTCGCCCCCGCAAAACCTGCCTCCGAGCAGGAAGTGGTGTCGCTGTATGCTGCGCAGAAGAAAATCTACCCGCGCAGTGTTCATGGCCGTTTCAACAACTGGCGCATTGTCTTTGTCGTGCTCACCCAACTGGTGTTTCTGGGCCTGCCCTGGCTGCGCTGGGACGGGCGGCAGGCGGTCAATTTTGATCTGGTGGAGCGCAAGTTCTACCTGTTTGGCCTGATTATCTGGCCGCAGGACTTTATCTATCTGGCGGCCTTGCTGATCATCTCGGCCTTCGGCCTGTTTTTGTGGACCACCATCGCCGGTCGCCTGTGGTGCGGTTATTCCTGCCCGCAGACGGTGTATACCGAAATCATGCTGTGGATAGAGCAGTGGACCGAGGGCAGCCACAGCCAGCGCAGCAAGCTGGACAAGCAAGGCTGGAGCGTGCGCAAGCTGCGCATCAAGCTGATCAAACACAGCCTGATGCTGACCTTTTCCCTGCTGACCGGCTTTACTCTGGTGGGCTATTTCACCCCGATTCATGATCTGCTGGCGGCCTTGCCCCGCTTTGATTACGGGCCATGGGAGCTGTTCTGGATCTTCTTCTACGCTGCCTGCACCTATTTGCTGGCCGGGGTGATGCGCGAGCAGGTTTGCCAGTATATGTGCCCGTATGCGCGCTTCCAGAGCGTGATGTTCGATGCCGACACCCTGGTGATTTCCTATGATGCCGCCCGTGGCGAACCACGCGGTGCGCGCAAGAAAGGCAGCAATCCACAGGAGCAGGGGCTGGGCTCCTGCATCAATTGCAATATCTGCGTGCAGGTGTGTCCGGCTGGTATCGACATTCGCAATGGCCTGCAGCATGAGTGCATAGGCTGTGCCGCCTGCATTGATGCCTGCGACGAGGTGATGGACAAGATGGCCTACCCGCGGGGCCTGATTCGCTACACCACCGAAAGCGCCCTGGAGGGCCTGTATCCGGACAGCGCCATTCTGTCGCGACTGTGGCGTCCGCGCGTGGTGCTATATGCCTTGCTGCTGCTGGTAGCCACCAGCGCGGCGGGCATTTCGTTTGCCCTGCGCAAACCGTTCAAGGTGGATGTAATCCGCGACCGCGCGTCGCTGGTGCAGGAAACCGGTGATGGCCGGCTGGAAAACAGCTATATGCTGAATATCATCAATACCACCAGCCAGGATCAGGTGTTCAGCGTCAGCGTGAGCGGCCTGCCCGAGATTGCCATTTCCACGCCGCAGCGCTTGTCCATCAAATCGGCTGACAGCAAGAGCATGGGCGTGCGGGTGGTGGTAGATCCGCAATACGCCGACCGTGGCAGCCATCCCATCCTGTTTCGGGTGCAGTCGCTGGGCAACCCGGCGCTGGTGGTGGAGGAAAAATCCAGCTTTATCGGCGAGTGA
- a CDS encoding substrate-binding periplasmic protein, giving the protein MSALSARLTASSIMLFSLGTQAQDAARVIDLECDHLPPMCNQLGEPQEGMMIEIGSEALRRAGFVPNVKIRPWKRAMQEVTGSASALMVYFARTPERETLFRWIAVTNTTDFGFITRDGSPPLDSLDQATAAGLIGIRAGSSVRAWLLRQGIKTEQLAESPLEEMAKMLKAGRVASFFGAASTFRPIYQRQTGTSPVVGVRMYSDQNWIASGPSFPREDAAKIADAINRMKQDGFISQIISRYFP; this is encoded by the coding sequence ATGTCCGCACTATCAGCCAGGCTGACTGCCAGCAGCATCATGCTGTTTTCCCTGGGCACCCAGGCGCAGGACGCAGCCCGGGTCATCGATCTGGAATGTGACCATCTGCCACCCATGTGCAACCAGCTAGGCGAGCCGCAGGAAGGCATGATGATAGAAATCGGCAGCGAGGCCCTTCGCCGCGCCGGCTTCGTGCCCAATGTAAAGATTCGTCCGTGGAAACGGGCCATGCAGGAAGTGACTGGCAGTGCCAGCGCCCTGATGGTCTACTTTGCCCGCACCCCGGAGCGGGAAACGCTGTTCCGCTGGATTGCCGTAACCAATACCACAGACTTCGGCTTCATCACCCGGGATGGCAGCCCGCCACTCGATAGCCTGGATCAGGCCACCGCAGCGGGTCTGATCGGTATTCGTGCTGGCTCCAGCGTACGCGCCTGGCTGCTGCGCCAGGGAATAAAAACCGAACAGCTGGCGGAAAGCCCGCTGGAAGAAATGGCCAAGATGCTGAAGGCAGGCCGCGTAGCCAGTTTTTTTGGCGCAGCCAGCACCTTCCGGCCGATATATCAGCGGCAAACCGGCACATCGCCCGTGGTTGGCGTGCGGATGTACAGCGACCAGAACTGGATTGCGTCAGGTCCGTCATTCCCGCGTGAGGATGCCGCCAAAATTGCCGACGCCATCAACCGCATGAAGCAGGATGGCTTCATCAGCCAGATCATCAGCAGATATTTCCCCTAA
- a CDS encoding DJ-1/PfpI family protein, with translation MHIAILTFDGFNELDSLIALGILNRVKKPGWKVSIASPAARVESMNGVVLESHIDLAGASQADAVIVGSGMKTREVAADNSLMAQLQLDPARQLLGAQCSGTLLLAKLGLLGGVPACTDLITKPWVEEAGVSVLNQPFFAHGNVASAGGCLASQYLAFWLIARLEGLDAAESALHYVAPVGEKEQYLTRAMENVMPFLDSADLAVH, from the coding sequence ATGCATATCGCCATTCTGACTTTTGATGGTTTCAACGAACTGGATTCGCTGATTGCGCTGGGCATTCTCAATAGGGTGAAAAAACCGGGATGGAAGGTGTCCATTGCCAGCCCGGCTGCACGGGTGGAGTCCATGAATGGTGTGGTGCTGGAATCTCATATTGATCTGGCCGGGGCCAGTCAGGCCGACGCAGTGATTGTCGGTAGCGGCATGAAAACACGAGAGGTGGCGGCGGATAACAGCCTGATGGCACAGCTGCAACTGGACCCCGCCAGGCAACTGCTGGGGGCGCAATGCTCCGGCACACTGCTATTGGCAAAGCTGGGTTTACTGGGTGGTGTACCTGCCTGTACTGATCTGATTACCAAGCCCTGGGTCGAGGAAGCCGGGGTGAGCGTGCTGAACCAGCCTTTTTTTGCTCACGGCAATGTGGCCAGCGCCGGCGGATGTCTGGCTTCGCAATACCTTGCTTTTTGGCTGATCGCCCGGCTGGAGGGGCTGGATGCGGCAGAAAGCGCACTGCATTATGTCGCTCCGGTGGGAGAGAAGGAGCAGTACCTGACGCGTGCCATGGAAAACGTGATGCCGTTTCTGGATAGTGCTGATTTGGCTGTGCATTGA
- a CDS encoding diguanylate cyclase → MASPLMTFRMRLTLAVGGLSLALGAAIVFFLSQVASSRITQDQRESLQNRVRAISYALAENLREREREIALLSKTALLTQGDLRGSLLRERLALTKNSYRYYDWLGVAGPDGTVLSAVNGLLEGENVGNRLWFTAGKQGSYIGDVHEAVLLAKKLNNPNPREPLRFVDFSSPILGVDGKLRGVLGSHANWSWVGDVIAGAIGEDGMANGVEIFLIANNKQILYPFTAIGQISVPANLPANHEEGEISWGKEGRFLTAQSTVNPLTATNPAWHVLAGQPMSQALATVHAMHVTLLVAGLIATILFMTLVYRLVSNFCRPLEQLADSAQRVSSGDEHADFHTSSNTREINNLAQALQRMSVTLQARRHALEESYRSLEQKVTERTQELADLYNQAPVGYHAIDRDGVIVQMNDRELHWLGYTRDEVIGKMSIRQLLPADCDAIFLERQQRMLTGEQLPPLNIQLIGKNGRQIPVRTSSSAVLDAAGHFVMSRTAVMDVTEQRELEVALHKQEALSQAIIHATANGLLLYRDDGQCILANKAAAEIIGTSVENLLQQNFHHIDSWKVSGCHAAALQALAGEEVHLLLSTTSSFGKAVDSIVTLIPLQHDGEKLLLVVVKDVSELITANRELEKLARRDALTGLHNRLALNERLREEFLRMKRSGHAYTILMADVDHFKKINDNYGHETGDAVLRRLGQLLLHTVRATDFVARYGGEEFLLLLPDTLAENAIRVAEKLRQTIEAESMPGVGKITLSIGLATARLEDIAEGLALKLADNALYTAKHSGRNCVRSADRPNPATTAGEHMTPNQPPHGA, encoded by the coding sequence ATGGCTTCTCCCCTGATGACCTTCCGCATGCGGCTGACCCTGGCGGTTGGCGGCCTTTCGCTTGCACTTGGTGCTGCCATTGTGTTTTTTCTCAGCCAGGTTGCCAGCTCGCGCATTACGCAAGACCAGCGCGAATCGCTGCAAAACCGGGTACGCGCCATATCGTATGCACTGGCGGAAAACCTGCGCGAACGCGAACGCGAAATAGCCTTGCTAAGCAAAACCGCCCTGCTGACCCAAGGTGACCTGCGTGGCAGCTTGCTGCGCGAGCGGCTTGCCCTCACCAAGAACAGCTACCGCTATTACGACTGGCTCGGCGTTGCCGGCCCCGACGGCACGGTATTGTCGGCAGTCAACGGGCTGCTGGAAGGAGAAAATGTCGGTAACCGCCTCTGGTTTACCGCTGGCAAGCAAGGAAGCTATATCGGGGATGTGCATGAGGCTGTCCTGCTGGCCAAGAAGCTTAACAATCCCAACCCCAGGGAACCCTTGCGCTTTGTGGATTTTTCTTCGCCCATTCTGGGAGTGGATGGCAAGTTGCGCGGCGTACTGGGCAGTCATGCCAACTGGTCCTGGGTGGGAGATGTGATTGCCGGTGCCATTGGCGAAGATGGCATGGCTAATGGCGTGGAAATTTTCCTCATCGCCAACAACAAGCAAATTCTTTATCCCTTTACAGCCATCGGACAGATTTCAGTCCCGGCCAACTTGCCTGCCAACCACGAAGAAGGAGAAATTAGCTGGGGAAAAGAGGGACGCTTTCTCACCGCGCAATCCACAGTCAACCCGCTGACGGCAACCAATCCGGCCTGGCATGTACTGGCAGGGCAGCCCATGTCTCAAGCCCTGGCAACGGTGCATGCCATGCATGTCACCCTGCTGGTGGCAGGCCTGATTGCCACCATCCTGTTCATGACTTTGGTATACCGCCTGGTAAGCAATTTCTGCCGGCCACTGGAGCAACTGGCCGATTCCGCCCAGCGTGTCAGCAGCGGCGATGAACATGCCGACTTTCACACCAGCAGCAATACCCGTGAAATCAACAATCTGGCCCAGGCTTTGCAACGCATGTCGGTTACCCTGCAGGCACGCAGACATGCACTGGAAGAAAGCTACCGTTCGCTGGAACAGAAAGTCACCGAACGCACACAGGAACTGGCCGATCTCTACAACCAAGCCCCGGTAGGCTATCACGCCATCGACCGGGATGGTGTCATCGTCCAAATGAATGACCGCGAACTGCACTGGCTTGGCTATACGCGGGATGAGGTCATCGGCAAGATGTCGATTCGCCAGTTGCTGCCCGCGGATTGTGATGCAATTTTCCTGGAGCGCCAGCAACGCATGCTGACAGGGGAGCAGCTGCCACCACTGAATATCCAGCTGATCGGCAAAAACGGGCGGCAGATTCCGGTACGTACCAGCTCGTCGGCAGTGCTTGATGCCGCCGGACATTTTGTCATGTCCCGTACGGCCGTGATGGACGTTACCGAGCAGCGGGAGCTGGAAGTCGCCCTGCACAAACAGGAAGCACTAAGCCAGGCCATCATTCATGCCACGGCCAACGGCCTGCTGCTGTACCGGGATGACGGCCAGTGCATCCTGGCCAACAAGGCTGCAGCGGAAATCATCGGCACCTCGGTGGAAAACCTCTTGCAGCAGAACTTCCACCATATCGATTCCTGGAAAGTGTCCGGCTGCCATGCTGCTGCCCTGCAGGCACTGGCCGGAGAGGAAGTTCATCTGTTGCTCAGCACCACCAGCAGCTTTGGCAAGGCGGTGGACTCCATCGTCACGCTGATTCCACTGCAGCATGACGGCGAGAAGCTGCTGCTGGTGGTGGTGAAGGATGTATCCGAGCTGATAACCGCAAACCGGGAACTGGAAAAACTGGCACGACGCGATGCCCTGACCGGATTGCACAACCGCCTGGCGCTGAATGAACGGCTACGTGAGGAGTTTCTGCGCATGAAGCGTAGCGGCCATGCCTATACCATCCTGATGGCGGATGTCGACCATTTCAAGAAAATCAATGACAACTACGGCCACGAAACCGGCGATGCAGTACTACGCCGGCTAGGTCAGCTGCTGTTGCATACCGTGCGCGCCACTGACTTTGTGGCGCGTTATGGCGGCGAGGAATTCCTGTTGCTGTTGCCGGACACCTTGGCGGAGAATGCCATCCGTGTTGCCGAGAAGCTAAGGCAGACCATAGAAGCCGAGTCCATGCCCGGCGTGGGCAAAATCACCCTCAGCATCGGCCTGGCAACGGCACGGCTGGAAGATATTGCCGAAGGCCTGGCCCTGAAACTGGCTGACAACGCCCTGTACACCGCCAAACACAGCGGTCGCAATTGCGTGAGAAGTGCCGATCGTCCAAACCCTGCTACAACCGCTGGCGAGCACATGACGCCAAACCAGCCGCCGCACGGTGCCTAA
- a CDS encoding GGDEF domain-containing protein → MDLIFTQLSSSLSTAQTIEQLVRPILDMLGSVTGMESTYLTSIDLDLQTQYVSFANNKDKLQIPEGLTVPWQDTLCCRALASGTLATDCVPALWGDSQAASELGIRSYVSAPIRSSSGDVLGTLCAASTGQHSVSAQVKALCQLFASIVSNFIEREILVEQLKVANEQLASYALTDLLTGLPNRRAMFDELEHLFAQGRRNHYTILVGVIDLDGFKLINDQFGHQGGDSFLQGMAQRLSNGLRAGDRVGRLGGDEFLFIGPGPARAYVSEGPAGAEQEDPTGVAQRMRQRLSDATTGCFCLAGQSVSYAGASVGVVAVAPDMLSIEEAISLADRQMYAVKNARKGVSLN, encoded by the coding sequence ATGGATCTCATCTTTACACAGCTGTCCTCCTCGCTATCAACGGCGCAGACGATAGAACAATTGGTGCGTCCCATTCTCGATATGCTGGGCAGCGTAACGGGGATGGAGTCTACCTATCTCACCAGCATAGATCTGGATTTGCAGACCCAGTACGTCAGCTTTGCCAACAACAAGGACAAGCTGCAGATTCCTGAAGGCCTGACCGTACCCTGGCAGGACACCCTGTGCTGCCGGGCACTGGCGTCCGGCACGCTGGCCACTGATTGCGTACCAGCGTTGTGGGGGGATTCGCAGGCAGCCAGCGAACTGGGCATCCGCTCCTATGTCAGTGCGCCGATCAGAAGCAGCAGTGGTGATGTGCTGGGTACGCTCTGTGCCGCAAGTACCGGACAGCATTCTGTTTCTGCCCAGGTGAAAGCGCTGTGCCAGTTGTTTGCCAGCATTGTCAGCAATTTTATCGAGCGGGAAATCCTGGTTGAGCAATTGAAAGTTGCTAACGAACAGCTGGCCTCATATGCGCTGACGGATTTGCTGACCGGGCTACCTAACCGACGCGCCATGTTTGACGAACTGGAGCACCTGTTTGCCCAAGGCCGGCGGAACCATTACACCATTCTGGTCGGGGTGATTGATCTGGATGGTTTCAAGCTGATCAATGACCAGTTTGGCCACCAGGGTGGTGACAGCTTTCTGCAAGGCATGGCGCAGCGGCTGAGCAATGGTTTGCGTGCCGGTGACCGGGTAGGCCGGCTTGGTGGTGATGAATTCCTGTTTATCGGTCCCGGCCCGGCGCGTGCCTATGTGTCGGAAGGGCCGGCCGGCGCAGAGCAGGAGGACCCGACTGGTGTCGCGCAGCGCATGCGACAGCGCCTGTCCGATGCGACAACGGGTTGTTTCTGCCTGGCCGGGCAATCGGTCAGCTATGCTGGGGCTAGTGTCGGCGTGGTGGCTGTTGCGCCGGATATGCTCAGCATCGAGGAGGCCATTTCACTGGCAGACCGGCAGATGTATGCCGTCAAGAATGCCCGCAAGGGCGTATCGCTGAATTAG
- a CDS encoding radical SAM/SPASM domain-containing protein, with translation MTAAMPQTFPIHVHDSCPPKAGAEPPIIGARVELQLLTTLKCNLKCTYCSLGVGDVLGSQTELEYDVDQLAAFIDTHLLGKDVYVTFYGGEPTLNMKLVLEVMQRFPHFRYQLQTNGTLLDDVPPWALARLSNVLVSIDGGEAITDGYRGRGIYRQVLRNLARVRKQLGGSLTARVTWGNADTSFEELDQLLGDDSPFDYLYWQFVADEMYAGDSIDKRKAVVTQLIARFFATSSRLYPLIPVMGIVRNKLFPDRAQELYAGRTQCRVSTHLLNIMPNGEIYPCPDMMYLPNMKMGDIKNNSLRHSPLQHTATMPCQGCEAFSWCRGNCMKNLHLGYEKGDARYRSNVVEPICELLRFMGQEIDRQNPQDWFDTASLEVRKQVRDCEVYEYVEIMP, from the coding sequence ATGACCGCAGCAATGCCACAGACCTTTCCAATCCACGTTCATGATTCCTGCCCTCCCAAAGCCGGCGCAGAGCCGCCCATCATCGGCGCACGTGTCGAGCTACAACTACTCACCACGCTGAAATGTAATCTCAAATGTACTTACTGCTCGCTGGGCGTTGGCGATGTACTGGGCTCGCAAACCGAGCTTGAATATGATGTCGATCAGCTGGCGGCTTTTATTGATACACACTTGCTTGGCAAAGATGTTTACGTAACCTTCTACGGAGGGGAGCCCACGCTCAATATGAAGCTGGTGCTGGAGGTGATGCAGCGTTTTCCCCATTTCCGTTATCAGCTGCAAACCAATGGCACCTTGCTGGACGATGTGCCGCCATGGGCGCTGGCCCGCCTATCCAATGTCCTGGTGTCCATTGATGGCGGCGAAGCCATTACCGACGGCTACCGTGGCCGTGGCATCTACCGCCAGGTGCTGCGCAATCTTGCCCGGGTGCGCAAGCAATTGGGTGGCAGCCTCACTGCCCGTGTTACCTGGGGTAATGCCGATACCAGCTTTGAGGAGCTGGACCAGCTCCTTGGCGACGACTCTCCATTTGATTATCTCTACTGGCAATTTGTCGCCGATGAAATGTATGCGGGTGATTCGATCGACAAGCGCAAGGCGGTAGTCACCCAGCTGATCGCGCGCTTCTTTGCCACCTCGTCCCGGCTCTATCCCTTGATTCCGGTGATGGGCATCGTCCGCAACAAGCTGTTTCCCGACCGCGCCCAGGAGTTATACGCAGGCCGTACCCAATGCCGCGTTTCCACCCATCTGCTTAATATCATGCCGAACGGGGAGATCTATCCCTGTCCTGACATGATGTATTTACCAAACATGAAAATGGGCGATATCAAGAACAACAGCTTGCGTCACAGTCCCTTGCAGCACACCGCCACCATGCCGTGCCAGGGGTGTGAAGCCTTCAGCTGGTGCCGGGGCAACTGCATGAAGAACCTGCACCTGGGTTATGAGAAAGGCGATGCCCGGTATCGCAGCAATGTTGTTGAGCCGATTTGCGAACTGCTACGCTTCATGGGGCAGGAAATCGACAGGCAGAATCCCCAAGACTGGTTCGACACCGCCAGCCTGGAGGTGCGCAAGCAAGTGCGTGATTGCGAAGTGTATGAGTATGTCGAAATCATGCCATAG
- a CDS encoding RrF2 family transcriptional regulator — MRLTAFTDYCLRVMMYSALAGNRLVTINEIAQAYNISASHLTKVVFFLGQHGYLVTVRGKGGGVRLTEEPRQVNLGKLVRAAETDNVMVECFDPQHSQCRIASVCRLMSVLQAAQEAFYTELSRHTLADLLVPSAGLGRALGIEIREIKMS; from the coding sequence GTGCGACTGACGGCTTTTACCGACTACTGCTTGCGTGTGATGATGTACAGCGCACTAGCGGGCAATCGCTTGGTGACTATCAACGAGATAGCCCAGGCATATAACATTTCTGCCAGTCATCTGACCAAAGTCGTGTTTTTTCTCGGCCAGCATGGCTACCTGGTGACGGTGCGCGGTAAAGGAGGGGGTGTCCGCCTGACCGAGGAGCCACGCCAAGTCAACTTGGGCAAATTGGTGCGGGCAGCTGAAACCGACAACGTAATGGTCGAGTGTTTCGATCCGCAGCACTCTCAGTGCCGCATCGCCTCGGTATGCCGCCTCATGAGTGTGCTGCAAGCGGCTCAGGAGGCTTTCTACACCGAATTGTCACGCCATACCCTGGCTGACCTGCTGGTGCCGTCGGCAGGACTGGGGCGTGCATTGGGAATCGAAATCCGAGAAATCAAAATGTCATGA
- the norV gene encoding anaerobic nitric oxide reductase flavorubredoxin, with product MAFIVKNNIQWVGKQDWELREFHGSEYSTHRGSSYNSYLIKEEKIALIDTVWAPYAEEFVANLAKEVDLAAIDYIIANHGEIDHSGALPALMARIPDTPIYCTANGEKSLRGHYHQDWNFQIVKTGDSLDLGNGKQLVFVEMPMLHWPDSMATYLTDDAVLFSNDAFGQHYASAQMFNDQCDPVELQEECIKYYANILTPFSPLVTQKIHEVLELNLPIDMIATSHGIIWRDNPTQIVEQYLKWADDYQENQITLVYDTMWNGTRMMAEAIAQGIRKADQEVVIKLFNLSNSDKNDVLTHVFKSKAILVGSPTVNNVMLPHVAALLEEMTGLRFKNKAAASFGTHGWSGGAVERITRRLDDAGFRVLNPGITAEWRPTDDALTQGVRFGETFIEQLGSPGQSTANTAGTCSGSDKMRCKTCSWTYDPQQGEVAQGVAAGTAWQDVPETFLCPVCFMGKSDFVPV from the coding sequence ATGGCTTTCATTGTCAAAAACAACATCCAGTGGGTTGGCAAACAAGACTGGGAGCTGCGCGAATTTCATGGCAGCGAATACAGCACTCACCGCGGCTCCAGCTATAACAGCTACTTGATTAAAGAAGAAAAAATTGCCCTGATCGATACCGTCTGGGCTCCATATGCCGAAGAATTTGTTGCCAACCTAGCCAAGGAAGTTGACCTGGCAGCCATCGACTACATCATCGCCAACCATGGCGAGATCGACCATAGCGGTGCCCTGCCGGCACTGATGGCGCGCATTCCGGATACACCGATCTACTGTACTGCCAATGGTGAAAAATCCCTGCGCGGCCATTATCACCAGGACTGGAATTTCCAGATCGTCAAAACCGGAGACAGTCTGGACCTGGGCAACGGCAAGCAACTGGTGTTTGTCGAAATGCCGATGCTGCATTGGCCAGACAGCATGGCCACCTACTTGACCGACGACGCCGTGCTGTTCAGCAACGATGCCTTCGGCCAGCACTACGCCAGCGCCCAAATGTTTAACGACCAGTGCGATCCGGTCGAGCTGCAAGAGGAGTGCATCAAGTATTACGCCAATATTCTTACCCCATTCAGCCCACTGGTGACCCAGAAGATTCATGAGGTTCTGGAACTGAACCTGCCGATCGACATGATCGCCACCAGCCACGGCATCATCTGGCGCGATAACCCCACCCAGATTGTCGAGCAATACCTGAAATGGGCTGACGATTACCAGGAGAACCAGATCACCCTGGTGTACGACACCATGTGGAACGGTACCCGCATGATGGCCGAAGCAATTGCACAAGGCATACGCAAAGCGGACCAGGAGGTTGTGATCAAGCTGTTCAATCTGTCCAACAGTGACAAGAACGACGTTCTGACCCACGTATTCAAGTCCAAGGCCATTTTGGTTGGCAGCCCGACCGTCAACAATGTGATGTTGCCGCATGTTGCCGCCCTGCTTGAGGAAATGACCGGCTTACGCTTCAAGAACAAGGCAGCTGCATCTTTTGGTACCCACGGCTGGAGTGGCGGCGCGGTGGAACGTATTACCAGGCGCCTGGACGATGCCGGTTTTCGTGTGCTCAACCCCGGAATCACTGCCGAATGGCGCCCTACTGACGACGCCCTCACCCAGGGCGTGCGCTTTGGCGAGACGTTCATCGAGCAATTGGGTAGTCCTGGGCAGAGCACGGCGAATACCGCTGGCACTTGCTCGGGCAGCGACAAGATGCGCTGCAAGACTTGCTCGTGGACTTATGACCCGCAACAGGGTGAAGTCGCCCAGGGTGTTGCTGCCGGCACGGCCTGGCAGGACGTACCAGAAACCTTTCTTTGCCCGGTGTGCTTCATGGGCAAAAGCGACTTTGTCCCCGTATAA